From Micromonospora carbonacea:
TAGGACGGGTCGGGGCGGACGGTGACCACCGGGGGCGCGGCCCCGGCGGCCGGCGCGGGGGCGGACGCGGACGCGCCGGCGGCGGCTCCGGCTCCCGGCGCGGCGGAGGCGGGCGCGGCGGCGACGCCGAGGGTGACGACGGCCGCCGTGATCGTGGCGGCCAGCCCCCGGCGGGACGGGTGTCTGCTCATGTGGACGGTCTCCTCCGACGGGTGGTGGTGAGCCGGTGGATCGCGCCGCGTTCCTGCGGCGGGCGCGCTACCTCGATGTTTACGTAAACATCGAGGGTTGCGATGCTCCCAGTCGGCCCGTGGCCCGTCAAGCACGCCCGGCATACTGGGCTGCGCCCCGACCACACGCGGCGGAGGTGGCTCGGGCCGCGAGGCACCGGCCGCAGGCGGGGGCGGGAGGAGCGAGGCGGGATGAGTCCGTCCGGGCCCGACGGGGCGACCCGGGAGCCGGCCGGCGGGGGCCGACCCCGCGCCGGCCGCCGGCGCGGCGTCTCGATGGCCGACGTGGCGCGGCTCGCGGGCGTCTCCGCGCAGACCGTCTCCCGCGTCTCGACCGGCCACCCCGGCGTCGTCGACAGCACGCGCGAACAGGTCCTCGCCGCCATGCGGCAGCTCGGCTACCGTCCCAACAGCGCCGCCCGCGCGCTCAAGTACGGCGAGTTCCGCACCATCGGCGTCATCCTGTTCACCCTGTCGAGCACCGGCAACAGCCGCACCCTGGAGGCGATCGCCACCCACGCCGCCGACGCCGGCTACGTGATCACCCTCATCCCCGTCGGGGTCCCCACCCAGGACCGCCTGCTCGGGGCCTTCACCCGGCTCGGCGAACTCGCCGTCGACGCGGTCATCGTCATCATGGAGGTGCACCTGCTGGACGCGGCGACCGTCGCCGTCCCACCGGGCGTGCACGTCGTCGTGGTCGACTCCGACGCCGGCGACCGCTACCGGGTCGTCGACACCGACCAGGCCGACGGGGCCCGCCAGGCCGTGCACCACCTGCTCGACCTCGGGCACCGCACCGTGTGGCACGTGGCGGGGCCCCGCGAGTCGTTCGCCGCGCAGCGACGCGCGCTGGCCTGGCGTGCGACGCTGCAGGAGCACGGCCGCCCGGTGCCGCCGGTGCGCCGCGGCGACTGGTCGGCGGAGTCCGGCTACCGCGCCGGCCTCGACCTGGCCGACGAGGCAGACTGCACGGCGGTCTTCGTCGCCAACGACCAGATGGCCCTCGGCGTGCTGCGCGCGCTGCACGACCGGGGCCGGCCGGCGCCCCGAGCCGTCAGCGTCGTGGGCTTCGACGACATCGCCGACGCGGGGGCGTTCATCCCGCCCCTGACCACCGTCCACCAGGACTTCGCCGAGGTCGGCCGCCGCTGCGTCGAGGCGGTGCTGCGCCAGGTCCGCACCGGCGTGCCCGAGACCGGCACCACCCTCGTCTCCACCCGCCTCGTGGTACGCGACAGCACCGCGCCCCCGCCGGGCGGCTGAGCCGGCCGCGTGACCGGCCGGCGGCGGTGCGTGACGGGTTGCTACGGTGTGCGGGACGGTCACCGGTGTGTCCCCTGGGGAGGGTCGGCATGTGGGCGGACGAGGCCGCGCTGGACGCGGCGACCCGTCGGCTCGACGAGTGGGAGTCGTCCATCGCCGACCGGGCCGCCCGCGCGCAGGCGCTGTCGGCGCGGACACGGGCCCTGACCGGCACCGCCCGCAGCCCCGACCGCACGGTCGAGGTCACCGTCGACGCCACGGGCCTGCTGGTCGACCTGCGGCTCGACGAGCAGACCCGGCAGCACCCGGCGGCACACACCGCCCGGCAGATCGTCGCCACCACCCGGGCCGCGCACGCCGACCTGCTGCGGCAGCTCACCGAGGCGACCACGCAGACCCTCGGCGACGACGACCCCGCCGGGCGGGCGATCGTCGACGGCTACCGGCGGCGGCTCGACCCCGGCCAGGGCCCGCCCGATGGCCGCCGGTGACGGCATCCGGGTCGACCCCGGCGACCTGACCACCCACGCCGCCCACCTGGAACGCCGCGCCGACAGCCTCGACACCGCCCGGCAGGCCGGCCAGCACGTCCGGTTGGGCGCCGACGCGTACGGCCAACTGTGCGCGATCATGCCGGCGCTGCTCGACGGCCTCCAGCAGACCCTGGTCGGCGGCGTCGACGCCGCGGCCCGGTCGGTGCGCGACACCGCCGCACGGCTGCGCTCCGGCGCCGACGGCTACCGGGCCGCCGACGCCCGCGCCGAGCAGCGGCTCCAGCGGGTACGAGACGCGCGGTGACCGGCAACCCGCTCGTCGCCGCCCCGCATGGTGCCGCCCCCAGCGCCTGGGCCGGCATCTGGATCTGCGAGGACATCGAACTCATCGCGCAGGGCGTCCGCGACGGCAGCTGGATCGACGGCAGTCTCGGCGTGGTCAGCGCCGGCCTCGACGCCCTCGCCTTCGTCTCCGACCCCGTCGGCGCCCTGCTGCAATACGGCATCGCCTGGCTCATCGAGCACGTCAAGCCCCTCAGCGAGGCGCTGGACTGGCTCGCCGGCGACCCCGCGCAGATCACCGCGCACGCGCAGACCTGGCGCAACGTCGCCGCCTCGCTGCGCGACGACGCCGCCGAGCTGGCCCACGCCGCACGCACCGAGGTCGCCGGCTGGGGCGGCGACGCCGGCCCCGCCTACCGCGCCTGGGCCACCGGGCAGCACCAGGCGATCGGCGGCCTCGCCCAGGCCGCCGACACCCTGGCCGCCATCACCGAGGGCGCCGCCGGCCTCGTCGCCGCCGTCCGGCTCCTCGTCCGCGACGCCGTCGCCACCTGCGTCTCCCGCCTCATCGTGTACGCGGGAGAACTCGTCGCCACCGCCGGCCTCGCCACGCCCGTGGTCGTGGAACAGGTCACGACCACGGTGGCATCGTGGGCGGCACGGATCGCCCGGCTACTCCGCGGCCTGCTGGCCAGCCTCCGGCGGCTGATGCCGCAGATCCGCCGCCTCGGCGAGCTCATCGAGAAGCTCAAGCAGGCGCTAGGACGGTTGTTCTCCCACAACCGGCAGGGCACTCCGGGACGGCCGTCGGCCGGGTCACCCCGCTCCTACGACAGCAAGCACACGCCAAGGTCTCCCGGCTTCGATCCTGGCAGCCACCGTGGCCCCCTCGGCGACGACTTTAGCCCTGGAGTGGCTGACCCCCGTGGGTTGTTCGAATCGAAGGAACGGGCGATCGCCGACCGCATCGCCGACGATGGCGATATGGTGCACCCCCGGGAACGCATCGACGATGTGCAGAAGTTGAAGAACCCGGATGCCATGGTGCGGTCCGGTCCTGACGATCCGGGTGTGATCACGGAGTTCAAGACTCTCGTGGGCAGCGGCAGCGCAAGCGTCCGCCGCAATATCCTTGAGGCTGCGGAGCAGACAGGGTCCGATGGGGTCGCGGTGCTCGACGGACGCAACGTCGGCTTGACGGAGGAGGACGCACGCCGTGGCTATGGACGCGCCGCCGGACAAGCTCGGACACATGGCCAGCAGATGCCGGCAATGGTCCGGATCATCCTCGGCGACAATCGCATCCTCGATCTCCCCTAGGAGGAGAGCGGGCAATGTCGACCTTTGAGCATGTCTTCATCCGCACCCAGCTGGGAGCCTCAGACCTTGCGGCGGAACTCTCTGCGCTCTTGGACCTTGAACTCACCCGTGACGACGAGGGCAGGGTCTACCTCAACAGGCCGGCATCGGCCGGCCGGCCGGGCATCGTCGGCGGAGAGCTGTACGGCAACCGCTACGGGTACCCGCTCAACGATCCCGAAGAGGAGTCGCTCATCGACGGATACGACCTCGTCTGGGACATCGGTTACAGCCGCCGCGACGGGGACGTGCAGCTCGACGAGGCGCGGCGGTTGTTCGAGGAAGTGACGGCGAAGGGCTGCTGGCCGGTCGTCCTACTGCAAGGACTGGATCTTCTCCTTGCCTGCTGGGACGCTCGCAGTGGCTACCAGGAGTTCCCGCCAGGGACGTCCCCCGACGTGGACCATCGAGCGCTGTGGGCGCCTTATCGTCAGCCTCCTCAGGCCTGACCCCGCCAGATGGCTGGCCTCATCGTCTTGAAGCCCTGGCGTCGACTGGGCGGCGACCCGGAGCCAACGCGTTCAATTGTCTAGCCTGCGTTGGACCCCAACCCGATCGACGCGGTAAGCGCGGAGTTAGACGTTCAAGGTTCGGGCAAAAAGTGCCGCGGGCATGATGGTGGCCGCTCGCGCGAGCGGCTATCACGTTCCTGACCTTCGGATCAAGGATCTTCGCACGGCGGGCAAGGAAGCGATGCGCATGAGCTTCGGGGCCGGGCGGCGGATGGCGTCGGACAGCTCAGATTCGGCGCTCCACCGGCGACTTCCCAGCGCAGGTGACGTTCGCACGTTCAGGTCGGCGAAACATGACGAGCTTTGAGCATGTGTTCATCCGTACCCACCTGGGAGCCGCCTGGCGGGGTGACTGCCTCCCGTCGAATAGGGAGCTGAGCCGTCTACGACATCACCATGCCCCCGCGCTCTCGGCCCAGGGGACGACCACGCAGGCAGGAACGACGCATCCGCCTGATCGGCCGCCCCGTCTCAACCCAACCCGCCCCAGCCGGCCCGGCCACGCCCCAGCCCGGTCCGGTGATCAAGAAAAGAGCATCAAAGTCGATCTCGACAATGACCCGGATCTCTTGAGCACCGGCCTCGCTGGGCCGAGCCGGGCGGGGGCGGGGTGCAGCGGGGGGCGGGCGTGGCGTGGCCGGGTTGGCCGGTGATGTCGTAGACGACTCAGCTCCATAGGGGCCGGTTCACCGCATCAGCCGTCACGGCTCCCGGTTGCACCGGTCGCACCACCCAGGTCGACGCCGGTCCGACCAGGCCACCGGCAGCAGGAACGGGCTGGGTGCCCCGCTCCACGAAGGCCGTACAGCTCGCTCATGGCCCGCACGTCGCCGTCCAAGGCGCTGGAGGACACCCGGGGGCGGGCCGACGTCGAACTGACGTCCAAGTCGTACGCGGGCTGCGCGCCGGGCCGAGCGCCTCCCGGTGGTCTTCTGGCGGGTGCACGGCACCGGTGGCGGGAGTCGAAAAGCGGGAAGGGGCGGCGTGCCGCCCCTTCCCGCGCTGCGGTGCACCGCCTCAGGACAGGAACTTGTCCAGGGCCGCCTCGATGGTGCCGCTGTCCGGCGAGGCGTACGACTTCATGGTGACCTTGTTGTACGAGATGAAGCTCGGGCACCGGTTGGCCGGGGCGTTCACGGTGCCGCCGTCGCCGATCTTCTCCGCGGTCTTCGCCGCGTAGAAGGTCATGGTGTAGCGCGACGAGATGTAGGAGATCGTGACCTGCTTGCCGGAGTTGTCCTTGTAGTCGCACTTCTTGGGCGCGCCCTCACTACCCTCGTCGACCTTCAGGCAGGCGACCACCGACACCGACGTGAAGTCGGCCGACTTCGCGTAGTACGGCTTCGCGGAACTGACCGACTTCGTCGACCAGAACGTGGGCCGTTCGATGGAGTTCGCAAAGGTGTACGCCTTCGCGCCGGACGGGCCGCTGTAGGTCGCCGCGTTGAGGATCGGGCTGCCGTCGCAGACGCCCGACAGGTCGCTGGAGTAGCGCGCCGTCACCGCGTTGTTGTTGTTCGGCTGATCCGGGGACTCGGTCGGCTCGGGGGCGGCCGAGGGCTCCGTGCCGGGCTGGGGGTTGCCGGTGGTCGGGCCCGCCGTCGCGGGGCCGGACGCGATCGGGGTGGGGTCCTCGTCGTCGCCGACGAGGGCGAGCCCGATGCCGGCACCGCAGATCGCGAGGACGACGACCACGGCACCGGCGGCCAGGCCGATGATCAGGCCCCGGTTCGACTTCTGCGGCGGCGGGATGGGAGCGCCGAACTGCGGCGGCCCCGGCTGGCCGTAACCGGGCTGGCCGTAGCCCGGCTGGCCGTACGCGGGGTACCCGGCGGGCTGGGCGGGGGCGGGCGGCCCACTCCATGGGGTGACGTTCGGATCCGGCTGCCCTCCGTACGGAGGGTGATTGTTGCTCATCTGAAGCCCTTATCGCTATCGGCGGGTGCCACGGCACGGGATCATGAAACAGGGTAGTGAGCGGCGCAAATTGTCGCCCTCCCGATCGGGGTGGGTGACCGACGTCGATCACGCCACGTCAGGAGTCATGACTTTCCGTGTGTGGCACGCTGCGCTGGCGATTCGCCTCCGATGGGGGAATGGGCCCTTTGGCCGCCGGTTGCGGGTTTCGGGAGCGGGAAACACCGCCCGGTGGACGGTGGGAGCCGTCCCGCCGAGCGAGCAGTTCGAAGTGTGACGCAGATTACTGAAGCGAAGTAGGGGTGGGCCACGGCCCGCCGGGAGCGCGGACGTCCATGCGTTCCACCAGCCCACCCCGGATGGTGTACAGGTGGTGCACCATCTGGTCGGCCAGCACCTCCCCGTCGAGGGTCCTGACGACCTGGTGCACCTCGACGCAGATCCGCCCGTCGGGCTCCGGGGTGATGGCGCGCGGTTCGACCCGGGGGTCGATCGAGTCGAACTGACGCCGCCAGTACTCGCGCACCGCCGCCGGGCCGGTGGCGCGTACGCCGTCGATCATGTTGGGCCAGTCGACCTCTGGGCTGAGAACGGTGACGATGTCGTCGATGTCGCGGGCGTTGAACGAGGCGTACAGGCGGCGGAGCAGTTCCGTCACCCCCGGTTCCAGATCGGTCGTCATGCCCCGAGTCTGGCAGCCAAATCCGGCAGATCAAGTGAATCGCATTATCGGCCGATTTCACGTTTCCGGTGCGGCCTTTCGGCCTCGGGGAAGCGGGTCACATCGGGTTCCAGCCGTCGGAGCCCGCAAGATACTTCTGCGGCGTGTAGTTGGCCGCCTGCGCGTCGCTGAGCTGCGGACGGTTGCTGTTGACGCCCGCGCCGGCACCCGTGTTGCGGTATTCCAGGAACCGGGCGTTCTGCCAGGCGTTGCCGGACATGTCGGTCCAGGGCTGGGCCGTCTTGATGGTGCCACTGAGCGACGACTCCCGGTACAGCACCTGGGCGGTGGGGCCCCACGGCCGGCCGAGGTTGGTGGTGTTGCCGGTCGCGCCGGTGATCGTCGAGCGGTAGATCAGCATCCCGTACGTCTTGGTGGCGGGCGTGCGGGCGGCGGTGATCGGCCCGCCGGTGGACCGCTTCTCGTAGATCGAGGCCCGGTCGAGCACGACGGTGCCGCCGCCGAAGATGAAGTCGACGGTGCCCTCCACGTAGGAGTCGACCACGTAGGCGCGGGTGTTGTCGTTGACCAGGAAGGTGTCCTGGTCGCCGAGCAGCCGCACGTTGCGCAGCACCGCGCGGTCGGCGTTGAGGTGCAGCGCGACCGCCTGCTGGTCGCTGTTGTTCCAGTTCTCGACGTAGTCGTTGGAGATCGTCAGGTTCTCCGCGACGAAGTTGGCCCCGTAGACGAACATGCTGGCGCTGTTGAAGGTGCCGTGGGTGGCGGCGTAGTTGTTGTAGACGAGCACGGTGTTCGACGGCGACGAGCCCAGGCCCCGCAGGGTGATGTGGGGCTTGTTGGCCGGCACCGTGACGACCTCGCGGTAGGTGCCCGGCTTGATGGTGATCGTGACCCGGGAGCTGTTGTTCGTCGGCACCGCGTTGATCGCGGCCTGGACGGTGCGGTAGGTGCCGGTGCCGTCGGCCGCCACGGTCGGCGTCCCGGCCGGCGGCGGGGTCGTCGCGGGCGGGGTGGTCGGCGGTGGGGTGGTCGGCGGCGGCGGCGTCGGGGGCGCAGTGGTCGGCGGCGGGGTCGTCGGGGGTGCGGTGGTGGGCGTGGTCGTGCCGGTGCAGGCGGTGCCGTTGAGGGTGAAGACGGTCGGCGCGGGATTGCTGGAGTTGTTCCAGGACCCGTTGAAGCCGACGTCCACCGTGCCGTTGGTCGGGATCGACGCGGTGTAGTCCGCGTTCGTCGCGACCACGTTGCCGCTGGCCGGGCTCGCGGTGAAGCCCCAGGACTGGGTCACGGCCTGACCGGCGGTGAACGTCCAGCCCAGCCGCCACCCGTTGACGGCGTCCCCGAGATTCTTGATCTTGATGGTGGCGCTGAAACCGCCGTCCCACTGGCTGGCCACCGCGTAGGTGACCTGGCAGCCGGCCGCGGCCTGCGCGGAGCCGGTGGTCGCGACACCCGCGACGACCGTGGTGGCGGTGGTGAGGGCTGCGGCGGCCACCGACAGGACTCGCCGCCGCCTCGACAGAACGTTCACGCTGACTCTCCCCGGGGTCCTGGCCTGCGGGCGGGCCAGCCATCGAGCCTTGCCTATGTTACGGGGGCATATCGTGGCACGTCGCGGACGAGCTGTAAAGCGCTTTCCCAGCCTCTTCGCGGTATCCCGGGAGAGCCGCCGGGGCGGTCGCCGCGACCCGCGCGACGACCGCCCCGCCGGGGACGCCACCGGACCGGGCCGTCAGGGCCGGTCGTCGATCGCGAGGTGGGCCGCGACGGTGAGCAGGTGCCACAGCTCCGGTTCGATCCGGTGCGCCGACGGCAGGCCGTAGAAGCGCCGGGTCCCGTACTCCCAGTCGAGGTCGCGGCGGGCCTCGTCGGCGGCGGCGAGCACGGCGTCCCGGCGGATCTCGGCCAGGCGCGTGGACTGCGCCACCAGGTCCCGCAGGATCAGCCCCAACCGTGCCTCGTCGCCGACCTGCTGGTGGGGCAGGCCGCGCTGCGACCGGGTCGTCCAGCCCAGAACGTGATCGCCGCCGTCGGAGGCGAGGATCGGCGACAGCCGCTCGTTGGCCAGGGCCACGGCCGCCGCCCGCAGCAGGTCGGCGTCGCGGCACAGCAGCAGCAGTTCCCCGCCGAGGCGGCCCAGCGGCCGGGCCAGGACGCCGTCGCCGACCAGCTTCTCCGAGTACGCCTCCAGCACCGCCGCGTTCTTCTCCTCGGCGAGCACGTGCGGCGACGGCGGGCTGGCCCGCCGCTGCTCGTAGGAGCGGCGTAGGTCGGTGAAGCCGTCGAAGGCCGCCAGCCGCAGCGAGTGCCGGGAGGCGAACAGCACGATCTTGTCGGTGACCGGCCGTTCCTCGGCCTCGTTGGAGGGGACGATGTCGTTCAGGTCGACCCGCTGCTGACGCAGGAACGCCCACAGGTCGCGGCTGAGCGCTTCACCCGGCGCGCCGGTCGGCGGCAGCGCCGCGAAGGCGTACACCTGCTGCTGCGGCTCGCCGTCGTCGTCCCGGGCCAGGTTGACCAGCCGGCGGTGCTCCTCGTCGTCGTAGTTGACCAGCCAGTCGCTGCCGTCGAGCAGCTCGCGGCCCAACTCGTCGGCCGGCACCCGGGACCGCTCCAGCAGCTCGAACACCGAGATCTGGCGCAGCGGCGCGATCAGCGGGCGGGCCCGGTCGCGCAGCGCCCGCACCACCGCCGCCGCCGGGCTCCCGGTCCTCGACGTCGACGCCAGCGCCAGCGTCGCCCCGCCCTCGGCGAGCGACACCCGCCAGGCCAGCGCCGAGGCCACGTCGGCCAGCCGGGGCCGCCGGCCCTCCCGGTCGGCGCCGCCCACCGACCGGTCGTACAGCCAGTCCTCGGTGTGGTGGTCGTCGACGGCGGGCACGACCCGGCGCAGCGGGAAGCGCTCGGCCTGCCGCCGCTCGTTGCGGACGTCCTCCATGGCCAGGCGCACGACGCGCGTCGCGTCGTCCACCGCGTCCCGCCAGCCCTGCGCCTCCTTGCGGACGACCGCGACGGTCTGCATCATGCGCTCCAGCATCAGCAGCGTCCGCAGCTGGCAGTCGTGCTGGTAGTGGGCGGTCAGCAGCGCCTGCTCGGCCGCCAGGTAGTCGAGCTGGTGCCGGCCACGGCGCAGGCCCCGGTCCTCGCGGACCCGCTCCTCGGCCTCGTCCCGCGCGGCCTTGGCGACGCCGGGATCCGCGCGGGGGGCCTGCTCGACCCGGCTGCGGAACAGGTCGAGGCGCTGCTGCACCCGGTCCAGGAAGGCCAGCCCGCCGCGCGGGCCGCCGTCGCGCCGGGACATGATCCGGGCCACCGCGCCGCGCAGGGCGATCCCCCACTGCCGGTCGGTCTCCCGGGCGTGGTGGTCGGCCACCGGGTGCCACTGCTGCTGCGTCTTGAGGGTCAGCGGCACGTTCTGCTCGCCCCAGAACACCCGCAGCGTCTCCTGGGTGGCGTCGACGACGACCTGCCCCCGGTGGTCGGTCCGCATCGGCCGGATGTCCTCGAAGGGCAGGCGCAGGTTGGGCAGGTCCGGCAGGCGGGGGCCGCCGCCGGGGGCGGTCAGCCAGCCCGACGACGGTGCCAGCAGCCCCTCCCGCGCCGGCTCGCTGTCGAGCTCCTGGAGCACCGGCGGCGGCTGCGCGCCCTCGGCGTCCCGCTCGTCGGTGGCCCCGGAGAGGAACTGGTCCACCTCCGGGCCCAGGTCGCCGACGGCGGTGGGCAGCGCGGCCAGCACGTCGGCGGCGGCCCGGTCGACCAGGCCACGGATCACCGGCTCCCAGGCGTACTCGACGAGGTAGACGCCGAAGGTGGAGTAGAGGTCCGTCGCGCCGCGCGTGTACTTCTTCGCGTTGACCCGGTAGCTGCTGAACGCGGGCCCGACCGTCGGCAGCAGGTGCGCGTAGACGGCGTCGGCGACCGCGACGGGGCAGACGGCCTCCGTGTCGTACGCCGGCAGGTGCCGGCCCGACGAGCGCGACCGGCGGCCGTCGATGAAGTACGTGTACTGCGCCGGCGCGGCGGTCATCTCGTGCCGGTTCCGCGCCGACCAGCGGAACTCCGCCGGGTGGGCGCGGTCGCTGTTCATCAGGCGGTCCAGTTCGCGCAGCAGCGCGTACCCGTTGGCCTCGCTGCGGGTGCGCTGCGGCCCGTCGAGCCGCCGCCGGAACGCGCCCGAGAGCACGCAGAACAGCGTCACCGTGAACCCGCCGCCGTGCTCCTGGCGCAGCTTCTGGAGGTACGCCAGCACGTCGAGCAGGATGCCCGCGCCGGTGCCGCCCGCCGTCGAGCTGACCACGTAGATGTTCGGCATGCTGTCGGCGTCGACGAGGGTGAGCTGGTCGAGCGCGTCCTCCAGCCGCTTCGTCACCGGCGTCGCGCCCAGCACGTCGGAGAAGAACGCCAGCCGGCCGAACGACCGGATCTGCCCGGCGCCCTCCACCAGGAAGGACAGGGCCTCGTCGTCGCGGATCTCCCGCGCGTCCTGCGGGCCGAACCACGGCACGACGGTGGGGTAGAACTCCTGCGCGACGTCCCGCCCCTGCCGCACCTTGTCGATCATGGAGCGGACCGAGCCGTCCAGGTACAGGTCCTCGGTGTCGACGTCGAGGCTCACGCCGTCGACCTGGGGGCGCGTGCGCCGGTCCACGTCGAGGGCGCGCAGCAGGACGGGCCAGTCGTAGGGGCGGCCCGCCGTCCGCTCCGACGCGCCCGGGTCGAGGCGCAGGTCCTGCCAGCGCTGCTCGACCGCGAGCCGGTGCTTCAGGTGGGCGGCGGCGATGCTCCCGGTGCCGCCGAGCCCGATCACCAGTGCTGGGAGCACGATGTCCTCCATGTCCGCCGTGAGGCTGTGGTCAGGGTTGGTAGGTGAAGGTCGTGCCGTCCGCAGCCGACACCGGCTGCCGGGGCCGGCACACCACGCGCTGCCGGCGGCCCGCCCGGCGGTAGTCGATGTGCAGCACCAGCTCGGTGCCGCTGCCCACCGTCCGGCGTCGCCGCTGCGCCCGGACCGTGCCCGTGCCCTGCGTGCCGCCCCGGCCGTGGGCCGCCGGGAAGCGCACCCTCCGGCCGCTGAGCAGTTGCCGGTACGGCGCCGCCGCGCCCGGCTCGGCCACCAGCAGGTGTCCGCCGCCCATCGGCTTCCAGCGCCGCCGACGCAGCGTCACCACCAGCACGGCCAGCGCCACCAGCGCGAGCCCGGCCACGACCACCAGCCAGATGGGGATCCCGCTCGCCGTCCTGGCCCCGGCCGCCCGCGCGGTCACCGGCTGCGGGCCGAACTCCAGGCCCAGGTCGCGGTCGATCACGTCCCGCCACGGCGAGTCGACGGTGCCCACCAGGCGGACCTCGCCGTCGGTGGTGCGTTCGCCGCCGACCCAGGTGCCGGGCAGCGCCTGCGGCCGGAGCCGGACGGTGACCCGCTGCTCGGGCGCGCCCGGGTCGAGGGTGACCTGCGCCGGTTCGGCCATTCCCGTGACCCGCAGGCCGTCCACCTCGACGGTCAGGTCGCGGACGGTCAGCGGGACCCGGGTGGCGGCGCTGCGGATGCGGGCCACCACGTCGACCGGCGCGTCGCCGACCACGACCGACGGCGGCTCCAGGGTGATCGTCGCGGCGAGCCGGTCCCGGGACACGTACGCGGCGGCCTTCTCCACGGCGATCCGGTCCCGCACCCGGCCGAGGTAGTCGCCCACCTGCGCCGGGGGCAGGTCCATCAGCACCGTGTCGTCGAAGACCTCGTCGAGCAGGCGCACGTCGGTCCGGCCGGTCAGCGGGACGCCGAGGGCGCGCACCGAGCGGCGCTCCTCCACCGCCCGCGCCCGCTTGCGCAGGTCGGCGAAGGCGCCGTCGCCCGAGCGCGCGTACCTCGACCCCGGCGGCGGGTCCTGGACGCCGTCGGTGAGCATGATGACCGTCGCCGGGGCGGCCTCGCCGGGCTGCTCCACGATCTGCAACGCGGCCTCGATCGCCGCGCCGATGTCGGTCCGCTGCCCCTCGGCTCGGCGCGGCAGGCGGTCCAGGACGCCCGCGCCGTTCGCGCCGATGTCGCCGCTGAACACGGGATCGGGGCGCTCGGCGAACGCGATCAGGTGCAGCCGGTCCACCGGGGCCAGGCCGTCGAGCAGCGGGCGCAGCGCCGCCCGCGCGTCGGCGTACAGGTCGCGCCGGCCCTCCTGCATGGACGCCGAGACGTCGAGCAGGACGACGTAGTCGGCGGGCAGGGTGTCGACGCGCAGGCCGCGCAGGACCTCCGGCAGGGTGGCCTGGTCGGGGGCGGAGCCGGCGCGGGCGGGCGCGCCGACGACCGTGAGCAGCGCCAGCAGGCAGGCCGCGAGCGCGGACCGGACGGCACGTCTCGGCATGGGGCTCCTCCTTCTAGTGCGTGGCGCCGTAC
This genomic window contains:
- a CDS encoding LacI family DNA-binding transcriptional regulator — its product is MSPSGPDGATREPAGGGRPRAGRRRGVSMADVARLAGVSAQTVSRVSTGHPGVVDSTREQVLAAMRQLGYRPNSAARALKYGEFRTIGVILFTLSSTGNSRTLEAIATHAADAGYVITLIPVGVPTQDRLLGAFTRLGELAVDAVIVIMEVHLLDAATVAVPPGVHVVVVDSDAGDRYRVVDTDQADGARQAVHHLLDLGHRTVWHVAGPRESFAAQRRALAWRATLQEHGRPVPPVRRGDWSAESGYRAGLDLADEADCTAVFVANDQMALGVLRALHDRGRPAPRAVSVVGFDDIADAGAFIPPLTTVHQDFAEVGRRCVEAVLRQVRTGVPETGTTLVSTRLVVRDSTAPPPGG
- a CDS encoding YbaB/EbfC family nucleoid-associated protein, which gives rise to MWADEAALDAATRRLDEWESSIADRAARAQALSARTRALTGTARSPDRTVEVTVDATGLLVDLRLDEQTRQHPAAHTARQIVATTRAAHADLLRQLTEATTQTLGDDDPAGRAIVDGYRRRLDPGQGPPDGRR
- a CDS encoding type VII secretion target; this translates as MAAGDGIRVDPGDLTTHAAHLERRADSLDTARQAGQHVRLGADAYGQLCAIMPALLDGLQQTLVGGVDAAARSVRDTAARLRSGADGYRAADARAEQRLQRVRDAR
- a CDS encoding nuclear transport factor 2 family protein, yielding MTTDLEPGVTELLRRLYASFNARDIDDIVTVLSPEVDWPNMIDGVRATGPAAVREYWRRQFDSIDPRVEPRAITPEPDGRICVEVHQVVRTLDGEVLADQMVHHLYTIRGGLVERMDVRAPGGPWPTPTSLQ
- a CDS encoding pectinesterase family protein, translated to MNVLSRRRRVLSVAAAALTTATTVVAGVATTGSAQAAAGCQVTYAVASQWDGGFSATIKIKNLGDAVNGWRLGWTFTAGQAVTQSWGFTASPASGNVVATNADYTASIPTNGTVDVGFNGSWNNSSNPAPTVFTLNGTACTGTTTPTTAPPTTPPPTTAPPTPPPPTTPPPTTPPATTPPPAGTPTVAADGTGTYRTVQAAINAVPTNNSSRVTITIKPGTYREVVTVPANKPHITLRGLGSSPSNTVLVYNNYAATHGTFNSASMFVYGANFVAENLTISNDYVENWNNSDQQAVALHLNADRAVLRNVRLLGDQDTFLVNDNTRAYVVDSYVEGTVDFIFGGGTVVLDRASIYEKRSTGGPITAARTPATKTYGMLIYRSTITGATGNTTNLGRPWGPTAQVLYRESSLSGTIKTAQPWTDMSGNAWQNARFLEYRNTGAGAGVNSNRPQLSDAQAANYTPQKYLAGSDGWNPM
- a CDS encoding tubulin-like doman-containing protein, which translates into the protein MLPALVIGLGGTGSIAAAHLKHRLAVEQRWQDLRLDPGASERTAGRPYDWPVLLRALDVDRRTRPQVDGVSLDVDTEDLYLDGSVRSMIDKVRQGRDVAQEFYPTVVPWFGPQDAREIRDDEALSFLVEGAGQIRSFGRLAFFSDVLGATPVTKRLEDALDQLTLVDADSMPNIYVVSSTAGGTGAGILLDVLAYLQKLRQEHGGGFTVTLFCVLSGAFRRRLDGPQRTRSEANGYALLRELDRLMNSDRAHPAEFRWSARNRHEMTAAPAQYTYFIDGRRSRSSGRHLPAYDTEAVCPVAVADAVYAHLLPTVGPAFSSYRVNAKKYTRGATDLYSTFGVYLVEYAWEPVIRGLVDRAAADVLAALPTAVGDLGPEVDQFLSGATDERDAEGAQPPPVLQELDSEPAREGLLAPSSGWLTAPGGGPRLPDLPNLRLPFEDIRPMRTDHRGQVVVDATQETLRVFWGEQNVPLTLKTQQQWHPVADHHARETDRQWGIALRGAVARIMSRRDGGPRGGLAFLDRVQQRLDLFRSRVEQAPRADPGVAKAARDEAEERVREDRGLRRGRHQLDYLAAEQALLTAHYQHDCQLRTLLMLERMMQTVAVVRKEAQGWRDAVDDATRVVRLAMEDVRNERRQAERFPLRRVVPAVDDHHTEDWLYDRSVGGADREGRRPRLADVASALAWRVSLAEGGATLALASTSRTGSPAAAVVRALRDRARPLIAPLRQISVFELLERSRVPADELGRELLDGSDWLVNYDDEEHRRLVNLARDDDGEPQQQVYAFAALPPTGAPGEALSRDLWAFLRQQRVDLNDIVPSNEAEERPVTDKIVLFASRHSLRLAAFDGFTDLRRSYEQRRASPPSPHVLAEEKNAAVLEAYSEKLVGDGVLARPLGRLGGELLLLCRDADLLRAAAVALANERLSPILASDGGDHVLGWTTRSQRGLPHQQVGDEARLGLILRDLVAQSTRLAEIRRDAVLAAADEARRDLDWEYGTRRFYGLPSAHRIEPELWHLLTVAAHLAIDDRP